ggcattgatgaaacacatacatcatgatggggcccacagagcacccaccacaagccattggctggtggcagggggagtagccaatccgtttccctgtaaAACACGTGCTAGGGGACACGGGTTAGGTACTTACAGGTTGAGCAGCGCGACTCCctgtgaagtgacgtcaccaagttctgtgggtcccaccatgatgtatgtgttgtattgacaccgtccatccatttggagagatcaattacagggcatgagccaaagaacgaggcagatctaaattgtagtggaccccaccactgaaaatagtgtagagagtgacgcccaccattgaaaccttcctaaggtccaccttgatgtttatttgagatccaacctattcataagttaacacatacgttaaagaagggaaaacacaaatatcatcttaacttttatggcccttataagtttttaatggtggcgtcactctctccactgttttctatggtggggtccactcgtgatttgaatctgactcattctttacctcatgccctaaaatggtctcttaaaatgaacggacggtgtggatacaaaaaatacataccCAACTGGTGACGCGACTTCAGTagagagtctcgctactcaaccagtcagtagctaatccgcgtcccatgctAAGACTGAGGAAGCggaagaaacggattggctaatccgcgtcccatgccACTTTCccagccaccagcccggtggctggtggtcggtgctctgtggccccacaatgatgtatgtgcttcctccgttcccttcatccatttttacagatcattttagtgcttgatccaagaaatgagagggataaaaatctcatgtggaccacaccacaggaaaacaatagtaattggatatgcaccattaaaatcctcctaaggctcactgtactatttatttgaaatccaatcttttaattaggtcatacagacccagatgaagcaaaataacaaagatcagcttgatccaaaacttttatggcccctaaaaagtttttaatggtcaatgttcattcaatactgtttcctataatgtggtccactttagaatggaatgtacctcatttttggtatcataccataaaatgatctacaaaaatagatggacggaatggatgaaacgaatacatcatggtggggcccatagtgcaccagccattagccattggctggtggagggggagtagccaatccgttcccaaaaGCGGGTTGCCGTGGCACCTGGTACAGGGATATGCCTGTGTCACGATGTGGCCcacgttttgtgggcccaccatgatatatgctttttatccaccccgtccattcatttttgccaGCTTAAAAACACATGTTGAGCCTAAGTAAGCAAGTTCCCTTTATGGCTGTGTCACCCGCCACAGGGATATCTCGTAGCAAgacgtagagctgggcatcagaccgagtcggatcagattgggtccaactcgattcggtctgAAATCTACATGGGCTGATCCAAATTCAATCTAATCTGGGACCTAGTCCGGAACATCTGACTCGAACCGTTCCGATGCGCATttggcttgacccgaaccgagtcagATTGGGTTGGGTCcgtgggtcaaactatgaggtatgtgttatatccaaaccgttcatccatttggagagttcgtcttaaggcttgagtcgaaaaataagatagatttaaagatcagttggaccacactgcaaaaaacggtgggggattgaacttttaccattgaaacccttttggagatcacggaagtttcggattaatatgaaatttgtttttcctcttcatccatgtatttttaaccttattaacagattagatggaaaataagcattatggtgggccctacgaattttttaacggcgGAAATTGTTATCCTCGCTGTtatttttgatgtggtccatttgagctttagatacaattcattttttttttcaaatgctctaaaatgatcacgaaaaatggataaacagtatggatataataaatacatcattgtggggctcatgtaactttgatttcatttgagccgttcgtacaaatCGGAGCTTGAGGTGCATCTACGCTCGTCTTCTCACGACATGTATCTACACCAGCTGTACAGCCAGTGTGTTTCACTTTCACACGAAATTGCATATtcaagttactcagtacgctcttatctactgagtaaactctgttgggcccaccgtaaatgcatgtggtttatccacgccgtccattcgtttttccatatcattttaggggttgaacccaaaattgatgcatatccaaagctcaagtggaccttaccacATGAAAAAGTAGAAATATTGATTTCCATCATATATCGAATCGGTCTGAATTGACCACTAATCCGAACTCGATCTAATGTACGGTCGGATTTAAGTGGGCATACTCGATCCCGGCCTTCagttcggatcggatcgggttggaACTGTCGGATCGAATCAGATTTTGGCTAGCTCTAGCAAGACGTGACCCAATGTAGGGCCCACAGACAtgtatatgcattttatccacgccgtctatttatgtttttcagatgattttagtGAATGAGCCAAAAAGTAATGTAGATCGAAAGCATGAGTGAACcacgccacagaaaacagtggggattgaacgcgaACTGTTGAATATTTTTTAGGACCAACGGTATTTTCCATCCTAGCTTTtacaaggtcacatggacctacacgaagggaaagcacaaatacttctgtggcacccaagaagttttcaacggtgagcgttcaatccccattgttttctatagtgtggtccacttgatcttcggATCTGTATAATTTTTAGgctattgtcctaaaatgagctggataaacaaatgggtggcatggataaaacacatacagtacagtgggccccacgagctCGGGCCATAGGGATATACACGTGGCACCcgccacaggcaatccgcttcctgagCGTGACCACAGTTTTTTATCTCATAGTTTCATCAGAGCCGTTATCAATTCAGGTTTCTATCTCCATCTCAATGTCAACCCTCTTACCATCTCTAGAAGTTGAAAATGCTAACGTGAGCCAGtgtgtatatattttattaaCCTGCGCCGACGAAGTGTAGCTTTTCAACCAGCGTCCCAACTTCTAAATATAAAACGGAGTGGACCACTCGAGCCTGGAGAGTTATAATCTCCCGGTTGCGTTGCGACACCTGGAGAGTCTCATCGATCAATCCAGACGGTCCATCAGgtctggagcatgaattttcatgggctaatatttaaaatatatggtGCAGATGTTGCGGTCTATCTTACATCAATCTGTttcccaagccatggatgggatggttcgGATTGCCTCATTAAACGATCTTAGCTTTTCACCATGCCACCCATCAGATGGTTAGAATTTTCTGATCGTTGTGATTTCCATACATgtgatcatcacggtgggccccacacgaactAATGGTAATTACAATACGTCCGTACGTTTGAACACACGTGATCGAGTGGATGCTTTCCCATTCATCTAGTTGCATATGTATCTGTTACCATCCACATCACCTATCTGACCATCTCATTTCGTCTAGTTAGCTCTTAATACGCTGCCTTGAGAAAATCATACCGATCAGATAATCTGAACCGTTAAGTCATTTGAACAAGATGGGTCCATTCACGAATgcctaggatcatccaatttctGTGATTTTCCATAATAACAGAGAATAAGGATGAACCAGACCCAACAGATGGTTCAGATAGGTGGTATGGATGCTGacgagtccaaatgcaactaggtgtATGGGAACGTTTCCATGCACTAGCATGGAAACATCCCACTGATCTGacaaaatattaaccatttgatcagtggcctTTTAaacatggatggtcaagatcatttacacaagaTAGGTCCAATCAGCAACTTcatccatcatggattgcttatattTCTAAAGAATCACTGGGAAAGGCAAccgtaaccatcccatccatggcttagaAAAAGGACGGCTACATAAAATAAGGCCAAATTGATCACCCGATCAGTGCGATTTTTTGCAGGTAGCCGTTGAAATATATTCTGAACTTAATGAACCGTTCAGATCTAtcaattggactgtccaaatGAACCGACGCAACCAGGAGCATTATAATATAGTGCTCTGAGAGGACTAGAACATTTTTCatttctcaattttaaaaaggAGACCATACTCGAAATGACTCCATGGCGCATGTTATCAATAGACCACATGTGGTGCACGTTAGAGGAGTCCGTTAGTCGACTCAGTCTTCCATGTTATACTTGCTGGTTTTGCCCCTTTAAGCAAAGCTGGGGGTAGTCTAAAGACTCTGAAAGCTATAGAATAATACCCACAATTTTAAAATCCACAATCACTGAACAGTATGAAAGGGTGCTTGTTAGCCCATTGAATGAAATATTGCTAACTTACGCCAAATGAGCCATTGAAGTCTGTGGTGCACGTAAGGATGTGGCTTTTATATAAAAAGGGGTGCAGGATAAGAGAATCTACATCACTTGGCTATGGGTATCTGCATATCCTCAGCATCTTTGGAGAATCAAGAGATTGTTATTGAGGGTTATGAGAATGTGGTGTTTGTAGATAAGAGGTTGTGTTCTAATGGGATTCCAAAGCTTGCATCTATCCATTCACAGCAAGGGAAGAAAGGGCCTAACCAGGATTCTGCCATCATATGCCAGGTATGTTTGCAGGTTCTGTCTAAAGTGCACCAGGGTGTGCCCATTTGCTTATCTCGTGCCTAAAGAGGCTATGCTGTCAATGGTTTCATGCATCATTAGAGATGGAAATATACAATTTTCACCAGCGATACGCTGTTTGGCATCAAGGAAATTAGAATATGATTTGGTAAATTCATGAACTTGTTAAATTTATATATTTGTTTTGGATTTGGATTTAACAGATCTTGAAATTCACTATTtggaaatcaaactacaactataTGAACTTGAGAGCATTTATAGGAAGAGAATAACTTCTattgtttctaagaaattctCTCGTTCCATAGATTTGCATTTGTCTCCCATATATGAATTTATGAGAATTGGGATTTAGGAAATTTGAGAATTTGGCaaattttcaagaaaatacaAACATGGTTGATTGAATATCGGTGGATTTCACGAATCCCTCATGGCAAACAGCTCTATATATGCACTAGACTTGCACAGGGTTTGGGTGAATGGCAAGTGTGGTGAGTGTGCTCCCTACGTATGCGAGTTCAATTTCTCTTATTGGATTTATCCGATGCACATGGTTTGTGTGTGATTGCATGTATCCATATGAAATATTCTCGCTACAAAATGAGAAGGGAACACCctaaccttttatatatatatatatatatatatatatatatatatatatatatatatatatatatatatatatatatatatatatataaaagctgtATACACTAGAGCTCAGTATATGTAACCATTGATTTGTTTCCTTCGCATCTCAAAATCAATGGACCTTTTTATTATGGCTGTCCATATTTTTGGTCCATTGTCCAGAAAGCAGCCTATTGATTAAATGACCAGAGACATTCTACGGTGGGAATTTTAGGCTCTGGTCCATCTGAGTGGTAGCCCCTTGAAACGGTTTTTGCACTGAGTTTCAGTGTCTGGTTTATTTAGCACAATTGAAATCTCTGTTTTTCTCTCATTTAAGATATCAAAATCTATCACTCAATATTAAGATATTAAGATCCATGTTTTGTTCACATACTTAAGCagaagtttatttatttatttatattttccagaccatccatctgatgcACCCGCAGGCAAAAGTTTTCACaagttggatgatcctaaccacccaACCGACAATCCAAATGGACGGCTATAAACAAATTGTTTTAACGGTCCACTCTAAGTCCACTGGTTGGATGGTTAAGGTTGTCTGGTTCGTATGATTTCTCAAACAAGGCCTGTCTACATTAGGAACCACCTGATAGACTATCCTGATTATCTACAAGGTGGGCCAGTAACTAATCCAACTTGGGTTAATTTGTTATTGAAGGGATATGGCATGGAAGGGGGAGTTTTTTGTGGAGTGTTCGATGGGCATGGAAGAAATGGTCACATAGTAAGCAGATTAGTGAGAGATCGGCTGCCGTGGTTGGTATTAAACCAACGGAATGCGATTGCTTCGCTTAATCacatcactaatgatgattatggAGATGTTAATgaaagcttagatggtgattTAGTTTCAAGTAAGATATTTGATGGATGGAAagaggcatgtcatagtgctttcAAGGCCATGGACAAGGAACTCAAGCTTCATGAGAAATTGGACAGTACTTGTAGTGGGACCACTGCAGTGGCCATCATCAAACAGGTACCAGTAATAAACCAAATATGCAATCATCTCCACCTTCCATCGGTGCTGATGCCAGATGACCCCAACCGTCTGATTGATGGGCCTCCTCTTGAGTGGGTCATACCCGAAATGTCGAATGATCCATAAGTGGGACGTTGATTGGACCGGTAGGACTTACATTCTGGGAGACTTTTAGGGTATGGCCCATTGATTGGACGGTACAGATCACTGCGTGAAAGGTGGGAGTTTCGGGGTCTGTATTTTCTTGGGTGTtgtttggatggtttgaattgtGATATTTtcaatttgtatttttccttgatTAATTAACAGGATGAAGATCTTATTATTGCTAATCTTGGTGACTCAAGGGCAATTTTGGGGACCATGTCTGATGAAAGTGCCTTAATAGCCGTTCCACTAACTACGGATTTAAAGCCCAGCCTACCTGGTAAGTTTTTCTGTATGCCCTCTTTCAGCATCCATTAACTCTCTTAATCCCACACACGTGTGCATAAGGCAGCTGCACCCACAAGTCGCACACGCGTTGGCATGGGACAATAGTGTGAGCTCCAGGacgttcatcaggtggatccTGCCATGTAGATGCCTGGGCCCAAAGATCAGGCCACCATTTATTGagcaaatggatggatgtttcTAACCCGTGCATTTGTGATgagtggacccacctgatttttgagCTAGGGCATCTAAATGTTGGTAATCAACTAACGGTCACATGCATTGCGTGTGTTCAGACATGtagctagggctgtcaatggctgGAACGCCAGTCAggccaagcaaaatcaaaattttgaatagaccCAGCCAGACAAGTTTCAAAATCTGGGCCGGAGCAGCCCTACATGTAACGATGCATGCATATTTAGCAGACATCATGCACGTCTGTGTGGTTATTTCCATACTCATGCCATTGAATCCATCAACATGCAGAAGAAGCAGAGCGTATAACAAAAGCCAATGGTCGGATATTTGCGTTGAGAGAGGAGCCCAGCGTACAGCGTGTATGGTTGCCGGACGATGACTTCCCTGGCCTTGCAATGGCTCGTGCCTTTGGAGACTTCAGGCTAAAAAACTACGGGATAATCGCCACCCCTCAGATCACCCATCATCGCATTAGCAGCAATGATCAGTTTCTTGTTCTAGCAACTGACGGGGTAAGGCCAATTCTTCTCGCTTTGTTTATATTGGTTATTTCAACTGCATTTGGATTTTTCAAAACAGAAAGAAAGGATGCAGGTATCATCTTAATCTTTTCTTGTCGAATGCTGGCCATCGGATGTAGGTATGGGACGTGCTTAGCAACATACAAGTTGCATCAATTGTGTGGTCAGCGAAGAGCGAAGAAGCAGCAGCAAGAATGGTGGTCGATGCAGCAGTTCTTGCGTGGCAACACAAGTTTCCATCTTCAAGGGTGGATGACTGCTCTGCTGTTTGCCTCTTTCTGCAGGAGAGAAGGCAACAACAATAGCTGATGCTGAATAACACATGAAAAGAAAGAAGATAGTCTTTGTATTTGTCTGCATCCCTGAAAAGAGTCTTTCTTTAAAGAAGAATTCCATGTTTATATGAACTATAAGCCTCCTAGCCTGTATTGCACTGAAGGAGCATCGGAAAAGATCTGGTCCATACAGCATTCACCGCATGGGCTCATTACCATCATCTTATAGAGGTTCTTAGCCTAATCAGATCATGGATTTTTACTCACCGACTTGAAACAGTGTGTTCGGTCCAAAGTCAAGTCAAGCTGGGTTACTCTCTATTCTCAATCCCAGCTCGCCAAGAACAGAAACAGTTAAATCGACAGTTATTATGATTAGGTAGTTCTTGAAATAAGGGAATAGCTACCATTAGCATTAGATTGAGATCCAAACTTAAAAGAGGTATTAATGATGCTAAATCCAAAGAAACATCATCTTTTTGTTTGTGAGTGATGCAATCATGAGATTAACCACGCCGGGATATATCGTGTTGGATGATCCCAGCCATCTTCTGAAAATGGATGATGACAACCAGTTGTCGATGTTTAATGGCCTGAAGTATAGAATGAAACAAGTATGAAACAAAGATGGCCTCACCAGCTCTGTTCCTATCTTCATCTCTGCTTCCACTGCATAGCCTCCCTCAATTAGCGGcattgattttcttttttctgttttttcctCAAGCATTTTCAAACTAAAAGCATGAACATTCTCCAGCAGTGGTTGACATGCAGGACTCGTCCGACACATGTGGCGACCTATACAAAAATCCAAACTTTGTCCGAATTGTGGAGTCCACAGAGGGAGGATCATAGCCCAAAATTCACACTGATTGGTTCCTATCCAACTACTCGGTGCCCATCAAATGAACATGATTAAAAAGAAAAGCATTAGTCTACATTCAATGGACAGAAAGTCCATTGACTAGACAAGATCATCTAATCAAGgtaattttttattgaaaaatctgAATCAACAAACATATGCTACATGTACAGTTGATGTAGGACCAAATATCAATCTTCATGCTCAGACAGTATACTATAAACCCTCTTTAATTTTAAGATCCATACATTTACACACCTTTaataaataagatagatttattttattttattttattttttttcaaaaaagataTAAACAGAATATGGTTGGAGCTAATATGCTTTCTTCCAAAAAAACTAGCATTTTCCCTGTTGTCTTGAATTTGTAGGAACTGGAACAGATGAACATATCTGGCGATCATCAATGATTATATAATAAAATGCAAAAGTGACAAAGATACCCTCAATGAGGCTAAAGATGGTGACTGTgatgatgaaaagattggatgaaGCAAAATGCATTACAAATTGTTTTAGGATGTCTTGTAGGAATACATGCAACCACGCAGCTTCCGAACTTCTTCTAGCGAGTCTGCTAGCAGATGGTCCACATAGAGGCAGATTCCAGCAGCACTACAGTTTCAAACACGAAAAGAAATATGTGAGATAATAGTAGTGGCAGTTTattgggagggagggagggagggagggagggagatttTGGCATCCTGACCTTGATGGACCAAATGGCAGCCATATAACATCCCATCGAAATTTCGGCATCCTGTGCGACAGAATTTTCATGACAACATgataaaatggaaaaagaaaaacagaggtaTTTTCTAGCAGGGTTATCTAATTCCCATTGTAAGTTCGGCATGCTGTGCCACAGAATTATGTAAGATGACTTCAAAAGTGAAAAAGAAGAACAAAGatactttcttttttttgaaagataacgagacatgtattaaaaaagaaagggaaaaaaaaaacagagacaaAGGCAGCAGCCcagactgctgagatagcagaaaagAGACTGCATGCCAAGAAACAAAAGGTCGGAATCCTTCAAGGATTCAACATGAATAGCCCATTCTATAATTAACGATTTAGCTCTAGACGACACCCAAGCCGCAGAATTAGCAGAATCCCGAAAACATATGCCGTTCCTTTCCTCCCAAACGGACCACCAAATGGCAAGAAGGGCCATTCTCCACAGCCTAGACTGAATCTTGCCAAGCTTCACCCCATGCCAATCAATAAATAGGGAGGAAACGGTTTCAGGAGGACACCAACTGAGGTCGAAACGGGCCCGAAAATCAGCCCAGATGGAAGAAATGAAGGGACAATGGAGCAGAAGGTGGCCAACTGATTCCTCCGCCTTCATGCAGCACAAACAGATGTTCACTAAGCACATCCCTCTCTTCCTTAGATTATCCACCGTCAGGATTCTCTTCAAGTTAACCAGCCAGCCGAACGTGATGAACTTGGGAGGGGCCGGGTATTTCCAGATTAGCTTATAATGATGATCAACGGAGAGGGGTGATCAGTCCAGCTTAAGGTAAAGAGAGCAAACCGAGAATCTGCTCGTCTTGGACATTGTCCAAATCAGCGAGTCATCGAGAAGAGGGTTGGGATGTGCCCTATAAATGCACTCAAGGAGATCCGCAAACTCCTAGATCTCCCAGTCTTGAAGGTTTCTCCTACATTCCACCGTCAGAAGCAGAATAGCAATCAGCAACCATAGCATCTGGGTTTGGAGCAAGAGAGAAAATTAACGGGAATTTGTCTCTAAGTGGGATGTTCTCCACCCAACTATATTTCCAAAACCGAATTTTTGAACCCTTACCAAGTTGGAACTCTACACCTTGCAAAACTTGATCTTGAGTGGAAATGATACCTCTCCATAACGCGGAAGCCTTGTACCGAGAGGAATCATTAGACCACCAACCACCAGCTGATTGACCGTATTTGCACTTAATAACTTTGTTCCACAAGCTACTGTCTTCAGTACCTAATCTCCATATCCACTTGCCCAGTTCATAAGCTTTAAGTTTTTTATGCCtgtcccaccttgatgatattgCTTACACACAGATTTCCACTCCACCAGATGGAATTTGTTCTTCTCTCCCTTGTTGTGCCAAAGGAaatctcctcttttattttcaatAATCTTTAGGACTGAGGGAGGGCATTTGAATAGTGACATGAAATAGATGGGAAGATTAGAAAGGGCAGCCTTTATAAGTGTGATGCGACCGCCGAACGATAGGAAGCGACACTTCCACTTAGCTAGAAATGAATCGAATCTAGAAATAACCTTGTCCCAGGCTGATTTTGGAGGGGAACCAACACACGGCTGAAATTTTAGCCCACCCATATTCTGGGCCTATTGGGGCCCAACAATAATCATAAAGAAGTATAAGTCCCCTGGTGACCCACATATGTCTCTATGTGTCCCGCCAGATGAAGGGACTGATTTAAACACATAAAAgaggtggaccatgctgctggattgaaagtccagca
This region of Magnolia sinica isolate HGM2019 chromosome 1, MsV1, whole genome shotgun sequence genomic DNA includes:
- the LOC131217433 gene encoding probable protein phosphatase 2C 12, with product MGICISSASLENQEIVIEGYENVVFVDKRLCSNGIPKLASIHSQQGKKGPNQDSAIICQGYGMEGGVFCGVFDGHGRNGHIVSRLVRDRLPWLVLNQRNAIASLNHITNDDYGDVNESLDGDLVSSKIFDGWKEACHSAFKAMDKELKLHEKLDSTCSGTTAVAIIKQDEDLIIANLGDSRAILGTMSDESALIAVPLTTDLKPSLPEEAERITKANGRIFALREEPSVQRVWLPDDDFPGLAMARAFGDFRLKNYGIIATPQITHHRISSNDQFLVLATDGVWDVLSNIQVASIVWSAKSEEAAARMVVDAAVLAWQHKFPSSRVDDCSAVCLFLQERRQQQ